A single Eleginops maclovinus isolate JMC-PN-2008 ecotype Puerto Natales chromosome 5, JC_Emac_rtc_rv5, whole genome shotgun sequence DNA region contains:
- the apbb2b gene encoding amyloid beta precursor protein binding family B member 2 isoform X4, producing MTDLLTGDLSCAAMMSVDVTNRNSPAATPPTSLSLRSSHNQLLSSDVINQGSATPPKCRKKYALTNIQSAMGLGEAVPSSSSPSSPSQPLTPNNPKLAKNGVNQLRKAGQDHNKNTTGPDLVDPESETTADDLNVNTAEEDDSHALTNNDREEDVIKRDFELHSDDSSDADPEPKTESDIDCNINTSVQIKLNGNSTDLDFDLNIETEESDDISILSEKEMMSKMKIEEDGDEAVEEEQENEENKPLLMIKSESPVMNHNVSSSLELISDLHSNLKLLKSGQDAPVPPPPSPPKQASPEDTPLLSVASCSSSSSSSPETKKDRRTGAKTDCALNRIQNLNPSDEELSWTTLSQESNSPEETDIWSEQSFQTDPDLPPGWKKITDMAGIYYWHIPTGTTQWERPATRPAPPGETEPLALGDHTASTPRKHSLGSLSPSPTPDHESSQAEIFFRGSTRSSTTSDSSVEPLSTQEPTVTTCGFVNSCYFPRSTSLQGMPDPELRSQHLEDEDKKQVWSEFGGKIDSEVWKDLQAATVNPDPSLKEFEGATLRYASLKLRNRPSVEDEESCRINRINSETKCFAVRSLGWVEMAEEDLAPGKSSVAVNNCIRQLSYCKNDIRDTVGIWGEGKDMYLLLENNMLNLVDPMDRSVLHSQPIASIRVWGVGRDNGRDFAYVARDKNTRILKCHVFRCDTPAKAIATSLHEICSRIMTERKNAKAMAGSLQDRMQAGLDLPLQEFPTPKTELVQKFQVLYLGMLPVARPIGMDILNGAIDSLMGSSNREDWTPVDLNVADATVTISKEKDEGEVLVECRVRFLSFMGVGRNVHTFAFVMDAGGHRFDCHVFWCEPNAGHVSEAVQAACMLRYQKCLVARPPSQRACGSSPPGDSVSRRVSTSVKRGVLSLIDTLKQKRPVTELPQ from the exons ATGACTGACCTCCTGACAG GTGATCTGTCTTGTGCCGCGATGATGTCAGTAGACGTGACCAATCGTAACAGCCCTGCTGCCACGCCTCCCACTTCCCTCAGCCTCCGCTCGTCACACAACCAGCTGCTGAGCAGTGATGTCATCAACCAAGGCTCTGCCACGCCACCCAAGTGTCGCAAAAAGTACGCACTTACCAATATACAGAGTGCCATGGGCCTTGGCGAAGCAGTGCCCTCTTCATCTTCCCCGTCATCCCCCTCACAGCCCTTAACCCCTAACAATCCCAAACTTGCCAAGAACGGAGTGAACCAGCTTCGTAAAGCCGGTCAGgatcacaacaaaaacacaaccgGCCCTGACTTGGTGGATCCAGAGTCTGAAACTACAGCTGATGACCTCAATGTCAACACAGCTGAGGAAGATGACAGCCACGCTCTCACCAAcaatgacagggaggaagaCGTCATTAAGAGAGACTTTGAACTTCACTCGGACGACAGCAGTGATGCAGACCCCGAGCCGAAAACTGAATCAGACATTGACTGTAACATTAACACAAGCGTGCAGATCAAACTGAACGGCAACTCCACAGATTTGGACTTTGACTTGAACATTGAGACAGAGGAGAGCGACGACATCAGCATTCTGTctgaaaaggaaatgatgtCGAAGATGAAGATCGAGGAAGATGGAGATGAGGCGgtagaggaggagcaggagaacgAGGAGAATAAACCTTTACTGATGATAAAAAGTGAGTCTCCTGTGATGAACCACAACGTTTCTTCAAGCCTGGAGCTCATCTCTGACCTCCACTCCAACCTCAAGCTCCTCAAATCAGGCCAGGACGCTCCGgtgcctccccctccctccccaccgAAGCAGGCCAGCCCAGAGGACACACCCCTGCTTTCTGtggcctcctgctcctcctcttcctcctcctctccagagACCAAGAAGGACAGAAGGACCGGGGCAAAGACAGACTGTGCTTTGAACCGCATTCAGAATCTGAACCCCAGTGACGAAGAGTTGAGTTGGACCACACTGTCCCAGGAGAGCAACTCCCCCGAAGAGACAG ATATCTGGAGTGAGCAGTCATTCCAGACAGACCCTGACCTGCCTCCAGGATGGAAGAAGATCACAGACATGGCCGGTATCTACTACTGGCACATTCCTACAGGCACCACCCAGTGGGAGAGGCCGGCCACACGCCCTGCACCCCCCGGAGAGACAGAGCCCCTGGCCCTGGGCGACCACACAGCCTCCACACCACGTAAACACTCCCTGGGCTCACTCAGCCCCTCACCTACTCCTGACCACGAG tCGAGCCAGGCGGAGATCTTCTTCAGGGGGTCGACTCGCTCAAGCACCACCTCTGACAGCTCCGTGGAGCCTCTCTCCACCCAAGAGCCCACCGTCACCACATGTGGATTTGTCAACAGCTGTTACTTT CCTCGTTCCACTTCTCTACAGGGGATGCCTGATCCAGAGCTGCGCTCTCAGCATCTCGAAGATGAAGACAAG AAACAGGTGTGGAGTGAATTTGGCGGAAAGATTGATAGTGAAGTGTGGAAG GACCTGCAAGCAGCCACGGTGAACCCTGACCCCAGCCTGAAGGAGTTCGAGGGTGCTACGCTTCGCTACGCATCACTAAAGCTAAG gaaCCGTCCGTCAGTGGAAGACGAGGAGTCCTGCAGGATCAACAGGATCAACTCAGAAACAAAG TGCTTTGCAGTGCGATCTCTGGGGTGGGTTGAAATGGCCGAAGAGGACTTGGCTCCTGGAAAGAGCAGTGTTGCCGTTAACAACTGCATCCGACAGCTGTCCTACTGCAAGAATGACATCCGAGACACCGTCGGCATCTGGGGAGAG GGGAAGGACATGTACCTGCTGCTGGAGAACAATATGTTAAACCTGGTCGACCCCATGGACCGCAGTGTGCTTCACTCTCAGCCAATCGCAAGTATCCGGGTCTGGGGCGTTGGCCGGGACAATGGCAG GGACTTTGCATATGTTGCGCGGGATAAAAACACCAGGATCCTGAAATGTCATGTGTTCCGCTGTGACACGCCAGCCAAAGCCATCGCCACCAGCCTGCATGAGATCTGCTCCCGG atAATGACAGAGCGAAAGAATGCCAAAGCGATGGCAGGCTCTCTCCAGGACAGGATGCAGGCAGGACTAGATCTCCCCTTACAAG AGTTCCCCACACCAAAGACGGAGCTGGTTCAGAAGTTCCAGGTGCTCTACCTTGGGATGCTGCCTGTGGCCAGACCAATAG GCATGGACATACTGAACGGAGCTATAGACAGCCTGATGGGTTCTTCAAACAGAGAGGACTGGACCCCGGTAGACCTCAATGTAGCAGATGCTACTGTCACCATCAGCAAAGAGAAG GACGAAGGGGAAGTGCTGGTGGAGTGTCGTGTTCGTTTCCTGTCTTTCATGGGCGTCGGGCGGAACGTGCACACGTTTGCCTTCGTCATGGATGCTGGCGGCCATCGCTTCGACTGTCACGTCTTCTGGTGTGAGCCCAACGCTGGACACGTGTCAGAGGCCGTACAGGCCGCTTGTATG ctGCGGTATCAGAAGTGTTTGGTGGCTCGCCCCCCCTCCCAGAGGGCATGTGGCTCATCGCCCCCCGGAGACTCGGTATCCCGTCGGGTCTCGACCAGTGTGAAGCGAGGCGTCCTGTCTCTCATCGACACCCTCAAACAAAAGAGACCCGTCACAGAGTTGCCGCAGTAA
- the apbb2b gene encoding amyloid beta precursor protein binding family B member 2 isoform X5 → MTDLLTGDLSCAAMMSVDVTNRNSPAATPPTSLSLRSSHNQLLSSDVINQGSATPPKCRKKYALTNIQSAMGLGEAVPSSSSPSSPSQPLTPNNPKLAKNGVNQLRKAGQDHNKNTTGPDLVDPESETTADDLNVNTAEEDDSHALTNNDREEDVIKRDFELHSDDSSDADPEPKTESDIDCNINTSVQIKLNGNSTDLDFDLNIETEESDDISILSEKEMMSKMKIEEDGDEAVEEEQENEENKPLLMIKSESPVMNHNVSSSLELISDLHSNLKLLKSGQDAPVPPPPSPPKQASPEDTPLLSVASCSSSSSSSPETKKDRRTGAKTDCALNRIQNLNPSDEELSWTTLSQESNSPEETDIWSEQSFQTDPDLPPGWKKITDMAGIYYWHIPTGTTQWERPATRPAPPGETEPLALGDHTASTPRKHSLGSLSPSPTPDHESSQAEIFFRGSTRSSTTSDSSVEPLSTQEPTVTTCGFVNSCYFPRSTSLQGMPDPELRSQHLEDEDKDLQAATVNPDPSLKEFEGATLRYASLKLRNRPSVEDEESCRINRINSETKCFAVRSLGWVEMAEEDLAPGKSSVAVNNCIRQLSYCKNDIRDTVGIWGEGKDMYLLLENNMLNLVDPMDRSVLHSQPIASIRVWGVGRDNGRDFAYVARDKNTRILKCHVFRCDTPAKAIATSLHEICSRIMTERKNAKAMAGSLQDRMQAGLDLPLQAEFPTPKTELVQKFQVLYLGMLPVARPIGSAPGMDILNGAIDSLMGSSNREDWTPVDLNVADATVTISKEKDEGEVLVECRVRFLSFMGVGRNVHTFAFVMDAGGHRFDCHVFWCEPNAGHVSEAVQAACMLRYQKCLVARPPSQRACGSSPPGDSVSRRVSTSVKRGVLSLIDTLKQKRPVTELPQ, encoded by the exons ATGACTGACCTCCTGACAG GTGATCTGTCTTGTGCCGCGATGATGTCAGTAGACGTGACCAATCGTAACAGCCCTGCTGCCACGCCTCCCACTTCCCTCAGCCTCCGCTCGTCACACAACCAGCTGCTGAGCAGTGATGTCATCAACCAAGGCTCTGCCACGCCACCCAAGTGTCGCAAAAAGTACGCACTTACCAATATACAGAGTGCCATGGGCCTTGGCGAAGCAGTGCCCTCTTCATCTTCCCCGTCATCCCCCTCACAGCCCTTAACCCCTAACAATCCCAAACTTGCCAAGAACGGAGTGAACCAGCTTCGTAAAGCCGGTCAGgatcacaacaaaaacacaaccgGCCCTGACTTGGTGGATCCAGAGTCTGAAACTACAGCTGATGACCTCAATGTCAACACAGCTGAGGAAGATGACAGCCACGCTCTCACCAAcaatgacagggaggaagaCGTCATTAAGAGAGACTTTGAACTTCACTCGGACGACAGCAGTGATGCAGACCCCGAGCCGAAAACTGAATCAGACATTGACTGTAACATTAACACAAGCGTGCAGATCAAACTGAACGGCAACTCCACAGATTTGGACTTTGACTTGAACATTGAGACAGAGGAGAGCGACGACATCAGCATTCTGTctgaaaaggaaatgatgtCGAAGATGAAGATCGAGGAAGATGGAGATGAGGCGgtagaggaggagcaggagaacgAGGAGAATAAACCTTTACTGATGATAAAAAGTGAGTCTCCTGTGATGAACCACAACGTTTCTTCAAGCCTGGAGCTCATCTCTGACCTCCACTCCAACCTCAAGCTCCTCAAATCAGGCCAGGACGCTCCGgtgcctccccctccctccccaccgAAGCAGGCCAGCCCAGAGGACACACCCCTGCTTTCTGtggcctcctgctcctcctcttcctcctcctctccagagACCAAGAAGGACAGAAGGACCGGGGCAAAGACAGACTGTGCTTTGAACCGCATTCAGAATCTGAACCCCAGTGACGAAGAGTTGAGTTGGACCACACTGTCCCAGGAGAGCAACTCCCCCGAAGAGACAG ATATCTGGAGTGAGCAGTCATTCCAGACAGACCCTGACCTGCCTCCAGGATGGAAGAAGATCACAGACATGGCCGGTATCTACTACTGGCACATTCCTACAGGCACCACCCAGTGGGAGAGGCCGGCCACACGCCCTGCACCCCCCGGAGAGACAGAGCCCCTGGCCCTGGGCGACCACACAGCCTCCACACCACGTAAACACTCCCTGGGCTCACTCAGCCCCTCACCTACTCCTGACCACGAG tCGAGCCAGGCGGAGATCTTCTTCAGGGGGTCGACTCGCTCAAGCACCACCTCTGACAGCTCCGTGGAGCCTCTCTCCACCCAAGAGCCCACCGTCACCACATGTGGATTTGTCAACAGCTGTTACTTT CCTCGTTCCACTTCTCTACAGGGGATGCCTGATCCAGAGCTGCGCTCTCAGCATCTCGAAGATGAAGACAAG GACCTGCAAGCAGCCACGGTGAACCCTGACCCCAGCCTGAAGGAGTTCGAGGGTGCTACGCTTCGCTACGCATCACTAAAGCTAAG gaaCCGTCCGTCAGTGGAAGACGAGGAGTCCTGCAGGATCAACAGGATCAACTCAGAAACAAAG TGCTTTGCAGTGCGATCTCTGGGGTGGGTTGAAATGGCCGAAGAGGACTTGGCTCCTGGAAAGAGCAGTGTTGCCGTTAACAACTGCATCCGACAGCTGTCCTACTGCAAGAATGACATCCGAGACACCGTCGGCATCTGGGGAGAG GGGAAGGACATGTACCTGCTGCTGGAGAACAATATGTTAAACCTGGTCGACCCCATGGACCGCAGTGTGCTTCACTCTCAGCCAATCGCAAGTATCCGGGTCTGGGGCGTTGGCCGGGACAATGGCAG GGACTTTGCATATGTTGCGCGGGATAAAAACACCAGGATCCTGAAATGTCATGTGTTCCGCTGTGACACGCCAGCCAAAGCCATCGCCACCAGCCTGCATGAGATCTGCTCCCGG atAATGACAGAGCGAAAGAATGCCAAAGCGATGGCAGGCTCTCTCCAGGACAGGATGCAGGCAGGACTAGATCTCCCCTTACAAG CAGAGTTCCCCACACCAAAGACGGAGCTGGTTCAGAAGTTCCAGGTGCTCTACCTTGGGATGCTGCCTGTGGCCAGACCAATAG GCTCTGCTCCAGGCATGGACATACTGAACGGAGCTATAGACAGCCTGATGGGTTCTTCAAACAGAGAGGACTGGACCCCGGTAGACCTCAATGTAGCAGATGCTACTGTCACCATCAGCAAAGAGAAG GACGAAGGGGAAGTGCTGGTGGAGTGTCGTGTTCGTTTCCTGTCTTTCATGGGCGTCGGGCGGAACGTGCACACGTTTGCCTTCGTCATGGATGCTGGCGGCCATCGCTTCGACTGTCACGTCTTCTGGTGTGAGCCCAACGCTGGACACGTGTCAGAGGCCGTACAGGCCGCTTGTATG ctGCGGTATCAGAAGTGTTTGGTGGCTCGCCCCCCCTCCCAGAGGGCATGTGGCTCATCGCCCCCCGGAGACTCGGTATCCCGTCGGGTCTCGACCAGTGTGAAGCGAGGCGTCCTGTCTCTCATCGACACCCTCAAACAAAAGAGACCCGTCACAGAGTTGCCGCAGTAA